In Coffea eugenioides isolate CCC68of chromosome 4, Ceug_1.0, whole genome shotgun sequence, the genomic stretch aaagaatcaactctcattaaatggggtagatttatagtaacaacaacttacattgaataagggtattttagaaaaattaaaatacaactacattcttcaattggaaagtgaactacaatttgggacagacgaaaaaggaaaataggactatcaaagtgggacggagggagtagaaATTAGTGATATAGTTCAAACCAGCAAATTATTACGCCTTTCGGATTGGTACGACAGCAGATTCTCTCTCAAGACTACTTACTTACCCAATGAAAGAAGTCGAATCTGCACACCACTGTTTTAGGCACAGAAATTAGCATAAAATCTTGTTTCAGCTTTGAGAGGCTGTattaaatttctatttattaacattttctttctgttttgtcccaaaaaacaaaaaaaaaaaaaaaaagggcattgAATCTTCAAAGATTATTAGACTCTGAGAAAGGGTTATTAAACTATTCTCAATCACAAAATACAACTGCCATATGATCCAACAAGCTAAAACTACTCGGCAAGACACCTGGAGAAAAGATAATACTTGTCCCAGGAATACCAGTTAAATTataaaaggagaagaaaagaaaaaaaaaagaaaaaaagaagccCAGAGATAGAAGTTAAGCTGCAAATTTGGACACTTGGAGATCTTCTTTCTGGCCTTTTGGTACATTTCTTTGCCCATAAAAATGATGATGTTCGAAATGCAGTTTTCctccttaaaaaaaataaaacaggaGCATTCGTAGTTTGGGATTTGTAAACAACCGTAGAGTAATAGTGCGGCTTTTTAACCTTTCTCTttgcattaatttttttttattctaaaaataaaaaaaaatgttaacttTTAACTTATGTCTTCCTTATTGCAATTTTCACAGGTCTTTTACACTCTGAGAtgagattcttcttcttctttttgtttttttttttgagtataTACATCCTTCTCCTTTCAACTAAATTGAgtagaaaataattaaaaaaaaagaaactataTATGTATTACTTATATCATATTAATTACTACTTGAACTTGTGATAACATCTCCTCACGCTTTAATTACTACTTCGATATCCTTAACCATACGGGATCCTCTGTCCAATGTTTTGTGTCTACTTTTCTATCAAATGCAAAACTACATAGTTTCACTTATTATATCTGCTGATGTGGCACATAAAGAAGAAAGGTTGTTTGGCTGCCTTATTGTACAGAGGTTCCCAAAATTGTTTGCTTTTACTTacaccaaaaaagaaaaaaattattttgttaaaTAACTTCCTTCGTCTTCTAGGCAGACAACGGTGGCAACAGGTTTTTGAAATTGTAACGGTAGCAATAAGGTTTTGAGAATTGTAACAAAGTTATATAAACAAAGGAAacccaaaaaagaagaaagaagaagaaacataAGGCAGCCAAAgggcttttcttttttatgtgcCACATCAGCAGATATAATAAGTGAAATTATATAGTTTTGCATTGGACAGAAAAGTGAACGCAAAATATTTGACAGAGGATCCCATCAAATCCTTAACGCTTTCCTTGTTTTGGCATATGAAGAGAATGGTGAAGctgaaaagttttttttttttttttaaaaaaaaacccgTAAAATAAGAAACGGTATGGCTGCTAAACACTCTATAATCTGTAAAATTAAAGacggaacaaaaaaaaatcatcttaatcAAATGTTGTTGATACAATTCGATAACCttaagggaattttttttttttggtcattcACAATCCTCTCATGATTCAAACAAAACTCattcacttaaaaaaaaaagaaaataaaaatcacGGTACCATCAATAATACATTATTATTGTTGAGCAAGTAGAGTGAGTagtattattttgtttttggggCCGTTTTGCAATATCCatcgtcatcatcatcatcatcatcaggaCAGAAGACATCAACCTATTGTCCGTCTGACTTCCAGTAGCTAAAATTTTGACCCTTTACCAACGAACGATAACACCCCAAGCTTCCTCAACTCTCGTCATCCCCTCTACTTCCATCCCCTTCCACATTTACCCTATATGGAGCCACCGGAAAACGACGCCGTGGCTGTTGCGTCAGCTGAGAAAATCATCCTCCGCTGGGACTCCACAGCCTCCGAGGACGCCAGGGACAGAATGATCTTCGACGGCGATCGATACGAGATCGACAAATACTTGCAAGCCGTGGATGAAATCCAACGGTCAATGGAATCCGCCAGCATCTCAGACGACTCTGCTAAGGCCAACAGCGCGATCCAGATCGCCATGGCCCGCCTGGAAGACGAGTTTCGCAATATTCTCATTGCTCAAACTTCCCCTCTCGAAGCCGACACTCTGACCGATCCCAGCTCTTGTTCCTTCCACTCCACCGCTTCTATTGGCAGCAGCGACAGCCACTTGAGCttgccgccgccgccgccgcacACCGAGGAAGACGACTTCACCGAGACCAGCTCCTCAACTTACGCCTCCGATACCCCCCGCCGGAAAGAATTCCGTCATCAGGAGAGCGGAAGCAGCACCAGCTACAGATCCACCAACAGCATCCGCGAAATTGATCTGATACCGCCCGAGGCCATCTGCGACCTCCGTAGCATCGCCGAGAGGATGATAGCCGCTGGGTATCTCCGGGAGTGTGTTCAGGTGTACGGCAGCGGACGCAAGTCTGCCGTGGACGCCAATTTTCGAAGCCTTGGGATTGAGAAGCTCAGCATAGGAGAAATCCAGAGGCTGGAGTGGGAAAGTCTCGAGACAAAGATTCGGAGGTGGATACGGGCCGCCAAAGTTTGCGTGAGGATACTGTTTGCTAGTGAGAAGAGACTCTGCGAACAAATCTTTGAAGGTCTGGGGACGGCCTCCGATGATGCTTGCTTTATGGAGACTATCAAGGGTCCGGCCGTGCAGTTATTTAACTTCGCTGAAGCTATTAGCATTAGCAGGCGATCCCCCGAAAAGTTGTTTAAGATATTGGATCTTCATGATGCTCTCTCCGACTTGTTGCCCGATATCGAGGTTGTTTTCGAGTCCAAATCGTCCGAGTCCATCAGGGTGCAGGCAGTGGAGATACTGTCCCGCTTAGCCGAGGCTGCAAGGGGGATATTGTCCGAATTCGAGAACGCTGTGCTTCGAGAACCTTCCAAGGTTCCCGTCCCCGGAGGGACGATTCATCCTTTAACTAGGTACGTGATGAACTACATAAGTTTGATTTCGGATTATAAGCAGACtttgattgaattgattgtGTCGAAGCCGTCCACTGGTTCGAGGTATTCAGGGGATCCTAATACCCCGGATATGGACTTGACGGAGTTTGAAGGGAAGACCCCGTTGGCGCTTCATTTGATTTGGATCATTGTGATTTTGCAATTCAATTTGGATGCCAAGTCTAAGCATTATAAAGATGCATCCTTGTCCCATTTGTTTATGATGAATAACGTTCATTATATTGTTCAGAAGATTAAAGGGTCACCTGAGTTGAGGGAAATGATTGGGGATGACTATTTGAAGAGATTGACGGGGAAATTCAGGCTGGCGGCCACTAATTACCAGAGATCAACTTGGGTAAGAGTGTTGTATTGTTTGAGGGATGAGGGGTTACACGTGAGTGGAAGCTTTTCATCCGGTGTGTCCAAGAGTGCCCTGAGAGAGAGGTTTAAGACCTTCAATGCCATGTTTGAGGAGGTTCACAGGACTCAGGCTACATGGTTGGTCCCCGATGTACAACTCCGAGAGGAGCTTCGAATTTCAATATCTGAGAAGTTGATACCTGCTTATCGATCATTTCTTGGACGATTCAGGAGCCACATTGAGAGTGGGAGGCATCCGGAGAACTATATCAAATACTCTGTGGAGGATCTTGAGAATGCCGTCTTGGATTTCTTCGAGGGCTACCCGGTGTCTCAGCACTTGAGGAGGAGATCTCAGTGAAAGCTGGGGTGGATGAATACACCTTTTAGAGTCTAGGAACgctattcttttaattttttgtggAGTGCTTGGGTATGAGGTTCTGGTTATTCTTACATTTGGTTAGCTCTCACATGGTATAGAAAGGTCGAGTCCTGAATTTGTGCGACAAGCTGGTGACATTGAAGAAGCAGGACTACCAGCTGTACTTCTTCGGAGTCAGTTAAACCTCTGCCTGAATGCTGCATCTCTGTAAGCATGGTGTTGTTTGTATTTCTTGTTAGTTTTTTAGATCGCTTCATTTGTTGATATGGGACTTGCTGTAACTTATTTTTGAATATCTTCTCATGCATTTAATAATTTTAGCACAGAAACAGAGCCCCAAATCTCTTTGATGACCTACAACAGTTAAAATCAGTGCAAGAAATCATCTGATGATTGTAACTGCATTATGAAGCACTTCATTAAGCTACCGAGATAATCAAAATAAGTAAAATTCGTTTTCCAGTGAAATTAGCTGGTTTCACAAGCTTACTTGCTTTTCCTGCTTATAGGCTTGAATTCTGCTGAGTTTTTGATCTATTTAACAGAGATGTGTGGAGGACTGCTGTATGACAGGTTTAGGTTAACAATCCCATATCAATTTCCTGATGGATGACATTTGATTCCAATAATGGGCTGCAATTTGCAGTTTGTTGGAGTAGGTATCACAATGACATTTGATTCATTGTGTTTATTTTGGTTACATTTGCTATAGCACGCATCTTCTCGCACAAGAGTTATATTTTGTTTTGTGCATTGCTTAAATTTGTCATCAATAGACCTGTTCTGCAGCATTTTAGGCTTCATAGACAATTGAAATATACTTGCTGTCTAGGGCTTTAAGGTGAAATCTTGGCATCTGGTCTTATGAGCGAAACCAATTTTGTTCCTCCTCTGCCCGCTGTACCTGCTAGTAGAGTCGGAGGGCTGTAGCTCAAATTTTGGAGTGGCAGTCAGAGTCAGGTCATGTGGCATCATGTAAGGTACAAGGGAATTGTATGTATTTTAATCCTAAAtataaagagaaaaaaggaaaaattctgaGAAAATCACGCTACCGAGAATGGACCAGTCCCTTGGCTTTTCTGATTACCTTTCCAATTCAGAATTGGGGTGTCAGCAGCAGTCAGCAGTCCGCGCCAACATTTGTCTGAATAAGAACACTGTTCTGGCTGCGCATAGATCTCCAAAAGTTGAGCCTCCCGGTATCACTAATGGCATCATCATCCCTTTAGCTCACTTGACccttgtgtttgtgtgtgtgtatggATAGTGTAtcattaaaataattattatagcaCTTTTTTTATGATGTAATTTATGCGAAACAGAGTgataattgaaaatataaaaagatgatttGATAACGTGTTTATGTTTATGATGATGCAGgcaaaatgatttttgaaaaaaataaaataaaaattcataaCCAAAAACAGTAGTACTATTAGCTAACGGAGGAAAACGTTACCGGAGCATATGATTGATAGGTTCTGAAATCAGGCAGGGGTTAACCGACTCGGAAAGGAGGATTAAGAGCGGATGATGCTATGATGTTTACTTGGGAATCAGTTGTACACGCACAGGGAAAGCTGTCATACATACAACTCCCGCGGGCTTGGTGTGATCGTCTTCCGTTCATAATTTTCTTCTGAGAGAAATGATGGGAGAGTACAAAGTGTAATCTTTAGATCACTAACAATCCTACATATATTGCGAGTGTTTGGATacaaaatttatcccaaataatatttcgcttgcatcataaacacatttttcaactcacctttttatattcccaatcacctttttatttcacatacatcacatcataaaaagtgttacagtaattatttcaaataatatcctATTCAAACAAAcgcattattattattataagctAAAAAGAGTAGCGGGAAAAGGTGAAAGGATGTTCCGTTTCACATTCCTGGATGGGATGGATTCTCAGCGTTCACCCATCCCCAGCCAGCAAGCGTTTCTTCCAGCTATTACGCAGTGAAGCGAAGCACGGCCGCCTTCAAACTGTACCATGTTGTGTCGTCTTCGAAATCACCCATTTCATAACCTCCTATTACCatgccgccgccgccgccgccgccgcagCGACGAAGAACTGGTCTCACTTCAGGCGCACTTCTTACAACAGCATTTGATAATGAACATCGTCGACAAGTCATCTCGTTCAAACTCCTGGCTTCCATCATTTTCACATTAGGCATCTCAAAATCTTACAGCCCAACAATGAAAGCGAGAGttgtcttttccttttttcattagTTTGTAagaagaaattggaaaatttatttaaatgaAGAAGACAGCTCTGAATGATCGATCATACATTCCCACTTAATGTTACAACAAAATAGAGCTTAGATGCCAGCCTGCTGACTCCTCCTGTGTGCTAATTATATTCAATAAAACaaatttgttttataaaaacaagatttaattGGGGGAGAAAAACAACAAAGGATCAAGGACACGAACCaagtagataaaaaaaaaaagtataatttaaaataataataaaaaaaccGAACCATCATCTATAAATATCCCCTGGGTGGATTTTAACTGTTCAACCCTCGTACACGATTCTTCATTAAGGGTGGGAGTTTATCTTCTTTGATGAGAACACAAATGAGGCATATGCCACATTTACTCTGTTTTGTCTTCTTCTAAATCACCGTTTGATAACCCATTGCCGCCATGCGCTGGTCTCACTTCAGGTGCACTTCTTACATCCTTCGAAGGAACAAGGGAAGGTTTTATGAGTGTCAAAGAATCATCTTTGTCAAACTCGTCGCCTCCATCATCAGAGTAGGCATACCTTCAGAGACATAAAATAAGACTATTTGATTAGATCCAAAGTGATGATATAAAACCATTTTTACTATTTTGCCAAAAGATGACATTAATGTCTTTTAGATAAGGAGTAGCCAAATGTGGAAAAGACGATAAAAAGTCAGCAACACTTTCTTACTTCAAATCTAGGTTCTCACGTTATTTGCTTTTTCTTCCCTTGACCTACATGATCATTTCATCCCCACCACCTCCCcagcccccccaaaaaaaaaaaaaaaaccgccATTTTCCTGTTACTCTGTTTGCTTGCCAAAATTTGATTATGGATTTGGTTTAAGATATCATCCCAAGTTGAATTTCAAAGACAATGAAGCAGGGCAGTTGTTATGCCAGTTGCCACTTAGATTCTGACCAGGAAACCCCCATTTATGACTTATAAATGAAACAAGACAACTACCAAATACAGCAATCATGATGTGGAGCTAGGTATTGTACCTCATCGAGTTCTGAGATGGAGCCCATAGAGCACAGATGACACAAAGTAGAGAGAATGACAAGACTTGCCAGAAAGCTGGAATGATCCACGCGTTTTGCCAGTGCTCATTGTACACATCACTTGACTTGAAGTAGAGCTGCAACATGAAAGTTGGGGTATGTCAATTTGACATGGTTTGAAAGTTTAAATTATGACATTCATTGAATGCATGGACAGTGGAAGGGGAATCATGATGCAATCAGCCGTATATTATCGACCAAAACAAATATTACCTCATAACAAATCCAGCCAACAGACACAATAACTGCTACAGCCAATGCATTTGTGAACTTCCGATAAATGTCAAGCTTGGCCAGCATTCGTCGAGCCTGTAATAGAAAATCAGGCAAGGACACACTTAACATGGATCAGAAAATGAGAAGTCAAGCATGCAAGAGCAGAATAGCTCTTTGATGCTTCCAAATGTTATCTCCAACAAGAAGAAACCTCTACCTTATTACCTCAATAATAAAAGAAGCTTAATTGTTATCCATATACTCcaaaagttcttttttttttttaataaaaaactAATTTGACAAAAATCAGCTAATTTAGCCAATGTCAGCAAAGTTGGTAAACTGCCCATGTTTTGCACCAGAAATAGAGTTCAAAAAGCTTATCTAGCCATAGACACCAAACAATAAACATGCAGCAACGACAAACTGGGCTTGTTTATCATACAAGACTAGCAAAACATTTTTCCACCAATGCATTATCATTGTtaaataagtttccagcaatgAACCCTAAGAATTACCTGAAGCTTGTTCAGAGTGGCAGACAAAGATGTAAATATCCAGAGAATGAAGAAAGCGTCCAATACTGCAACAGGAAGAACAAAAAACAATCTTGCCTTCCCTGAAAGATCACTTATAGCACCGACATTTTCTGCCAGTTCAAGGACCTCGGATGCAATAAAGAACGTCCCTCCAAGCATAAGGACCTTAGATGTAAGGCCACCTAAAGTTGGTCTGACGACACCATAACCCATTGAGACCATCAAAATGATGAGACGTGAAACTGTACGTTTCACAGCACCAAAGGTAACAGCCCAAACAGTTATTCCAATGGGCCTGATTCCAGTTTCATTGAATTTTGCATAGTCAAAGTACCATAAAGCCATCTCGAACATGCCCAACGTTATCACCAGAGTAATACAATTTTGCAATGTCAAAACCTCTCTCCAGAATCTTGCGTACTGTGAAAACCAGAATAGGCCAAGAACAACAAATGCAAGAGATAAAAAACCATAGAAGTTCATAAGCGGGGCCATTCTACCAGGCAGGTAACCAGAAGGATTTTTCCATATAGTTTTTCCCTCTACAGTGACCTCTTTCAGATTCAGATCACAATGAATAAAGTAGAGATTGTACATCCCAGTTTTAGTTATTTGGATGGAACTTGATTGTAGTGCTGCATCCAGCTCATCAGCTTGAAATCGGACATCAAACACTTGAGGCCAACCAGGATTAATAGTTGACGGCCGGTAAATGACATCCCCCTGTTTACACACTCCAAGTTTTGCAAGATCAGCTGTGCAACAAACAGCTCTTTGGCCCCCGTAGGCTGAGCCCCCAATTGTCTCCCTGTCATCAACCTCGAAAATAACTGCATGAATTGGCCACGAGCTGAAGTTTGAAAACTCTTTGGGCCTCCTAAATACAATCTTCTCAAAACTGGAATCAGAGGAAAGTGAAGATAAGCCATTGGTTTTGAGGCCTAAAAGCAGAAAAATGACTCAAATCCAAGAACAAAGTTGCTTAAGAAACCATAGCACGGGGAATTGGGAATGGAAAGATTTGGACAAAGCCCAATTCTGATTGCATAAAAGAATTCTAAAGCTAAATGAACAAGATAATCCACAGAGAATACCGTTTACATTTACTATTATTAGTGGCTAATAAATAGAGAATATTTCTTGTTAATGCAGAAACAATTGATTTGATCATTCATTAATATTTACCGTGACTCATTCACTTAAAAATGCAGAAAGGGCAGTACACATTTTAAAAATCCAATTATAATGGCAAAAAAATTCATGAGAGCCAACTCTGTAACTGTGAGATTACCAGGTCTGCAGAAGACAACAATTTACATTACGAAATTCAGTTTTTGCCTCAAGTTAAAGTTTCTTAGCTAATAACCATACGATTATTAGGGCGGATCGCGTCCAAACGTAACGATAATggcttttcaagaaagcattacTATCAACTAAATAAGAGGTCAAACTGTGGGATCCCCAGTGTCTAAGTCATACACTGAATAAAGAGTTCACTGCCTTGTTATAACGTTTTAGAAATTCAAGCCATAGCCACAACATAACAAAAGAAGTAGATACAATGAACACTCGAGTTTGAGGAACCATTCTTAGAACGAATAGAGAATTTTTGCCGACATGAAATCAGACCCAAAAGCCAAAAGCATTTCGCTTTACTACTAAAGGAAGCCCAGAAAGATTGAGACATACCGAAAGATATTGCATTGAAACTTGTTAAGAAGTTGGAAATGTTCATTCAACATCAAGCACTGAAATCACTATCAACAGAGACTTGCATAGAGACTTGGAAAAATTTTTgcagcccaaaaaaaaaaaaagggacagaaaagaaaaagagaaagttCAAATTGTTGGTAGGAGTAACGAATCGAGATGTAATCAAATGCGGTTCTATCATTTCTCAGTAGATCTCCAAAAGTCACAGCGCCGCTAAATTTCTCCGCGTTTTTATATATT encodes the following:
- the LOC113768774 gene encoding exocyst complex component EXO70A1-like, whose product is MEPPENDAVAVASAEKIILRWDSTASEDARDRMIFDGDRYEIDKYLQAVDEIQRSMESASISDDSAKANSAIQIAMARLEDEFRNILIAQTSPLEADTLTDPSSCSFHSTASIGSSDSHLSLPPPPPHTEEDDFTETSSSTYASDTPRRKEFRHQESGSSTSYRSTNSIREIDLIPPEAICDLRSIAERMIAAGYLRECVQVYGSGRKSAVDANFRSLGIEKLSIGEIQRLEWESLETKIRRWIRAAKVCVRILFASEKRLCEQIFEGLGTASDDACFMETIKGPAVQLFNFAEAISISRRSPEKLFKILDLHDALSDLLPDIEVVFESKSSESIRVQAVEILSRLAEAARGILSEFENAVLREPSKVPVPGGTIHPLTRYVMNYISLISDYKQTLIELIVSKPSTGSRYSGDPNTPDMDLTEFEGKTPLALHLIWIIVILQFNLDAKSKHYKDASLSHLFMMNNVHYIVQKIKGSPELREMIGDDYLKRLTGKFRLAATNYQRSTWVRVLYCLRDEGLHVSGSFSSGVSKSALRERFKTFNAMFEEVHRTQATWLVPDVQLREELRISISEKLIPAYRSFLGRFRSHIESGRHPENYIKYSVEDLENAVLDFFEGYPVSQHLRRRSQ
- the LOC113767704 gene encoding transmembrane protein 87A, with product MLRRRSIKAFIFIAALFCAVSLLPVEASVHRYPGEKFGIKGNAFVVHGGSEGIYSSLPVFNASSKPDSFIRFEKIVFRRPKEFSNFSSWPIHAVIFEVDDRETIGGSAYGGQRAVCCTADLAKLGVCKQGDVIYRPSTINPGWPQVFDVRFQADELDAALQSSSIQITKTGMYNLYFIHCDLNLKEVTVEGKTIWKNPSGYLPGRMAPLMNFYGFLSLAFVVLGLFWFSQYARFWREVLTLQNCITLVITLGMFEMALWYFDYAKFNETGIRPIGITVWAVTFGAVKRTVSRLIILMVSMGYGVVRPTLGGLTSKVLMLGGTFFIASEVLELAENVGAISDLSGKARLFFVLPVAVLDAFFILWIFTSLSATLNKLQARRMLAKLDIYRKFTNALAVAVIVSVGWICYELYFKSSDVYNEHWQNAWIIPAFWQVLSFSLLCVICALWAPSQNSMRYAYSDDGGDEFDKDDSLTLIKPSLVPSKDVRSAPEVRPAHGGNGLSNGDLEEDKTE